Proteins from a single region of Anaerolineae bacterium:
- the rimO gene encoding 30S ribosomal protein S12 methylthiotransferase RimO: MPHRRQRYYLLSLGCAKNTVDSQSMAQLLEGAGLRGTDDPAQAGVLIVNTCGFIESARQESIAALNDLAALKREGQLLIAAGCLSQRVGQELARQVPGLDGVIGTRRWMDIVDLVSRLRQRRHPEPIYHLPDEALTVGADERGTLRAARQGASAYLKIADGCRRPCAFCAIPMIKGTAVSRPLAAILDEARRLRDDGVKELILIAQDLTDYGHDLGLKEGLAQLLEALVRAVPEIPWIRLMYAYPGAVTPRLIDLMAETPQILPYLDIPLQHGHRDTLLRMRRPANVEWVYRTIEIMRARMPDLAIRTTFIVGYPGETEEEFAALLQMVHDLQFDRVGVFTYSYEAGTPSAALPGQLPEEVKEARRDALMTLQQSISLARNQAQVGRVLGVLVEGHARAEDEHGQPLDTIISVGRSYRDAPEIDGYVVVEGELPVGEIVPVRITGAMTYDLIGAPELAPGRVIAPGQVYGPGDLA; this comes from the coding sequence ATGCCCCATCGCCGCCAACGCTACTACCTGCTCAGCCTCGGTTGTGCCAAGAATACCGTCGATTCGCAGAGCATGGCTCAACTGCTGGAGGGCGCAGGCCTGCGCGGGACGGACGATCCCGCCCAGGCCGGTGTGTTGATCGTCAATACCTGCGGATTCATCGAGAGCGCCCGCCAGGAATCGATCGCAGCGCTGAACGATCTGGCTGCGCTTAAGCGCGAGGGCCAGTTGCTGATCGCCGCTGGCTGCCTGTCTCAGCGGGTCGGGCAGGAATTGGCCCGGCAGGTGCCCGGTCTGGATGGCGTGATCGGCACCCGACGCTGGATGGATATCGTCGATCTGGTCAGCCGCCTGCGCCAGCGCCGCCACCCAGAGCCGATCTACCATCTGCCGGATGAGGCGCTCACCGTTGGCGCAGACGAGCGCGGAACGCTGCGGGCCGCCCGTCAGGGGGCTAGCGCCTACCTGAAGATCGCCGACGGTTGCCGCCGCCCGTGTGCTTTCTGCGCCATCCCCATGATCAAGGGCACGGCCGTCAGCCGACCACTGGCCGCAATCCTCGACGAAGCTCGCCGTCTGCGCGACGATGGAGTCAAAGAGTTGATCCTGATCGCGCAGGACCTGACCGACTACGGCCACGATCTAGGTCTCAAGGAAGGCCTGGCTCAGTTGCTGGAAGCGCTGGTCAGGGCGGTGCCGGAGATACCCTGGATTCGGCTGATGTACGCCTATCCGGGGGCGGTCACCCCGCGCCTGATCGACCTGATGGCGGAGACGCCGCAGATCCTGCCCTACCTGGACATCCCGTTGCAGCACGGCCACCGCGATACCCTGCTGCGGATGCGCCGCCCGGCCAACGTGGAGTGGGTCTACCGTACTATCGAGATCATGCGTGCCCGGATGCCCGACCTGGCGATCCGCACGACGTTCATCGTTGGCTACCCCGGAGAGACCGAAGAGGAATTCGCGGCGCTGCTGCAGATGGTGCACGATCTGCAGTTTGACCGGGTGGGGGTGTTCACTTACTCCTATGAAGCCGGGACACCCAGCGCTGCCCTGCCGGGCCAGCTGCCGGAGGAGGTCAAGGAAGCCCGCCGCGACGCCCTCATGACGCTCCAGCAAAGCATTTCCCTGGCCCGTAATCAGGCCCAGGTGGGCCGGGTGCTGGGCGTGCTGGTGGAAGGTCACGCCCGCGCGGAAGACGAGCACGGCCAGCCGCTGGATACGATCATCAGCGTAGGTCGCAGCTACCGCGATGCGCCGGAAATCGATGGCTACGTGGTGGTGGAAGGGGAATTGCCGGTTGGGGAGATCGTGCCGGTGCGCATCACCGGGGCGATGACCTACGATCTGATTGGAGCGCCGGAACTGGCGCCAGGGCGGGTGATTGCGCCGGGGCAGGTCTACGGACCGGGCGATCTGGCGTAA
- a CDS encoding heme-binding domain-containing protein, producing MQPHQRRFLSIVVGIVVVGFIVLQLIPFKQRTNPPVTLQIAWNSPQTETLVRNACFDCHSNETRWPWYSAIAPVRWLLVDHVEDGRDAMNFSTGDLELDEIVKEIERGAMPPAYYTPLHPEANLTPTQREQLIAGLRASLVNLPGGESEQEGDLDDD from the coding sequence ATGCAGCCGCACCAGAGAAGATTCTTGTCGATTGTTGTGGGGATAGTGGTTGTCGGGTTTATTGTTTTGCAGCTTATTCCCTTTAAACAGCGTACCAACCCACCGGTGACACTACAAATCGCCTGGAACTCCCCGCAAACGGAAACGCTGGTCAGAAACGCCTGTTTTGATTGTCACAGCAACGAGACGCGCTGGCCCTGGTATTCGGCTATCGCGCCGGTGCGGTGGCTGCTGGTGGATCATGTCGAAGATGGGCGAGACGCCATGAACTTTTCCACAGGGGATCTGGAGCTGGATGAGATCGTCAAAGAGATCGAACGCGGGGCAATGCCACCGGCGTACTATACTCCGTTGCATCCGGAAGCGAATTTGACGCCCACGCAGCGTGAGCAGCTCATTGCTGGCTTGCGCGCATCGCTGGTAAATCTGCCCGGTGGCGAGAGCGAGCAAGAAGGCGATCTGGATGATGATTAG
- a CDS encoding Rrf2 family transcriptional regulator: MQITRQADYAVRAVLHVAQLKENERLATSVIAEEENIPLPFLAKIVSQLSVKGILDAMRGASGGVRLARPASEISLLEVIEAIDGEISLNRCVLNEEACTSTATCPVHEVWCEAQRDLVRRLQATNFDQLLERQAALSQQTQSA; encoded by the coding sequence ATGCAGATAACGCGTCAAGCTGATTATGCGGTTCGCGCCGTTCTTCATGTAGCCCAGCTTAAGGAAAATGAACGGCTTGCCACTTCCGTTATCGCAGAGGAAGAGAATATTCCCCTGCCGTTCCTGGCCAAGATTGTCTCCCAGCTGTCGGTCAAGGGTATTCTGGATGCCATGCGCGGGGCAAGCGGCGGTGTGCGCTTGGCCCGCCCGGCAAGCGAGATCTCTTTGCTTGAGGTGATTGAGGCGATTGATGGAGAAATCAGCCTTAACCGCTGTGTGCTGAACGAAGAAGCCTGCACCAGCACGGCCACCTGCCCGGTGCATGAGGTCTGGTGCGAGGCGCAGCGCGACCTGGTGCGTCGTCTGCAGGCGACCAATTTTGACCAGCTGCTGGAACGCCAGGCGGCGCTTTCCCAGCAAACCCAATCCGCCTAG
- a CDS encoding MBL fold metallo-hydrolase, producing MFELVFLGTSASAPSVLRGLPAQIVLAEEYRFLVDCGEGTQRQLLKSGIGFKRLNRILLTHGHLDHILGLAGLLSTFMRWESIDSLEIWGGRHTLDRVQDLIYGVVLRGQRPPMPIHLVDLQPGIAFDTKKFTIEAFPVTHRGPGNFGFIFAEKPRRPFLAERAEALGVPAGPERSRLSAGESVTLADGRIIHPDDVLGEVMPGARLVLIGDIARTDNLPESIHGADALVMEATYRSDEANFAEDFGHMTAARAAAYAQEASVKTLILTHLSRRNRERDILDEAAAIFPNTFVARDFDRFSIVKNQPVTRLEPAKA from the coding sequence ATGTTCGAACTGGTTTTTCTGGGAACCTCCGCCTCGGCGCCGTCAGTGCTGCGTGGGCTGCCCGCGCAGATCGTCCTGGCCGAAGAGTACCGCTTTCTGGTAGATTGCGGTGAAGGCACGCAACGGCAGTTGCTCAAGAGCGGCATTGGCTTCAAGCGCCTCAACCGCATCCTGCTCACCCATGGTCACCTGGATCACATTCTCGGCCTGGCCGGGCTGCTCTCCACCTTTATGCGCTGGGAAAGCATCGATTCGCTGGAAATCTGGGGCGGTCGGCACACCCTTGACCGCGTCCAGGACCTGATCTACGGCGTGGTCCTGCGCGGCCAGCGCCCACCGATGCCGATCCACCTGGTGGATCTACAGCCAGGAATCGCTTTCGACACGAAGAAGTTCACCATCGAGGCCTTCCCGGTCACCCACCGCGGGCCGGGCAATTTCGGCTTCATCTTTGCGGAAAAGCCGCGCCGCCCCTTTCTGGCGGAACGCGCCGAGGCGCTCGGCGTCCCCGCCGGGCCAGAGCGCAGCCGCCTTTCCGCGGGTGAATCGGTCACCCTGGCGGATGGCCGGATCATCCATCCTGATGATGTGCTGGGAGAAGTCATGCCGGGAGCGCGGCTGGTGCTCATCGGCGATATCGCCCGGACGGACAACCTGCCGGAGTCGATTCACGGCGCCGATGCGCTGGTGATGGAGGCAACCTATCGCAGCGATGAAGCCAACTTCGCCGAAGACTTCGGCCACATGACAGCCGCCAGAGCAGCCGCCTACGCGCAGGAGGCCAGTGTCAAGACGCTGATCCTGACCCACCTCTCCCGTCGCAACCGGGAACGGGATATCCTGGACGAGGCGGCAGCCATCTTTCCGAATACGTTCGTCGCCCGCGACTTTGACCGCTTCAGCATCGTCAAGAACCAGCCGGTCACCCGCCTGGAACCAGCCAAAGCGTAG
- a CDS encoding phospholipid carrier-dependent glycosyltransferase, translating into MSQRHHYLVLATLLLLLAAGLRLWDLGTIPPGFNSTEMASLLMTEHASAGAIRVFDRELGQIEEMMFHVLQAVLTGPTGKGLITLRLPSVWSGLLTVALLYALARRLYGPRAALLAAGLLAAGFWPALLSRLSLREALVPLWTVSALLALVNAFHLRQRVSPETPTLTGYTLLGIVVASSLYVHWFGIFLAITVTAAVAYLFLSRQPISRHAFGASIFAVLLSVIVIIPYLVTTVRLPEVSGLAALQTAMSPESLPRSIINGLAAIFPRGDPDPAFNLPGRPLFGPLSAVLLLGGVAHGLAYWRRPSAFLPVLAAAIGLVPALLSTRPGAFTALTGALPVLYLLVGRGADLALDTLVDHRPGLRAALPWLAAGLIAANFLWAGTDLLIRFPAQPAVRQAFNAGRGALAAHLDRTAHRIPTVVCSPHLQNTAAQPGDPLLLELMMHRENAPLRYVDCANGLILAEGGAQQQIVFTDRTIYDRIHPALRAWLEGQPSVPVPGLADGSVLQVNVARALGDTVGRFMTTAPTGYAPESPGGAGAARLPVRFGGNITYLGYAPPDNPTYAPGGVVPVVTYWRTDGPIPADLRIFTHVLSDPAAIVSQSSVINVWPPSLHNRDIFLQVSYVTLPDSIPPGQYDLSIGAYQAGSGLRLPVFDGDRVRGDRLFLYQITVTAAGEATG; encoded by the coding sequence TTGAGCCAACGTCATCACTATCTCGTCCTGGCCACCCTTCTTCTGTTGCTGGCGGCGGGTCTGCGTCTGTGGGACCTGGGGACAATCCCGCCTGGCTTCAACAGCACCGAGATGGCCAGCCTGCTCATGACTGAGCACGCCAGCGCCGGGGCGATCCGTGTCTTCGACCGGGAGCTGGGCCAGATCGAGGAGATGATGTTCCATGTCCTGCAGGCGGTCCTCACCGGCCCAACCGGCAAGGGGCTGATCACCCTGCGGCTACCTTCCGTCTGGAGCGGTCTGCTGACTGTAGCGTTGCTCTACGCCCTGGCCCGGCGGTTATACGGGCCGCGGGCGGCGCTGCTGGCCGCCGGGTTGCTGGCCGCAGGCTTTTGGCCAGCCCTCCTCAGCCGACTTTCCCTGCGGGAAGCGCTGGTGCCACTGTGGACGGTAAGCGCTCTGCTGGCCCTGGTCAACGCCTTCCACCTCCGCCAGCGCGTCTCCCCGGAAACACCCACTCTGACCGGTTACACGCTGCTGGGCATCGTCGTCGCCAGCAGCCTGTATGTGCACTGGTTTGGCATCTTCCTGGCAATCACCGTCACAGCAGCCGTCGCCTATCTGTTCCTGAGCCGGCAGCCGATTTCGCGCCATGCCTTTGGCGCCAGCATCTTTGCTGTCCTGCTCTCAGTCATCGTCATCATCCCGTATCTGGTCACGACTGTGCGCCTGCCAGAAGTAAGCGGCTTAGCTGCCCTGCAGACGGCAATGTCTCCGGAAAGCCTGCCCAGATCGATCATCAATGGGCTGGCGGCGATCTTCCCGCGCGGCGACCCGGACCCGGCCTTCAACCTGCCCGGACGGCCCTTGTTCGGCCCGCTCAGCGCGGTTCTGCTGCTGGGAGGGGTGGCCCACGGGCTGGCCTACTGGCGGCGACCCTCAGCCTTCCTGCCGGTACTGGCGGCAGCCATCGGCCTGGTGCCAGCCCTGTTGAGCACCCGCCCCGGTGCATTCACAGCGTTGACCGGCGCCCTGCCGGTGTTATATCTGCTCGTCGGGCGCGGGGCTGACCTGGCCCTGGATACGCTGGTCGATCACCGGCCCGGCCTGCGTGCTGCCCTGCCCTGGCTGGCCGCAGGGCTGATTGCTGCCAATTTCCTCTGGGCGGGCACTGACCTGCTGATCCGCTTTCCGGCGCAGCCGGCCGTGCGGCAGGCCTTCAACGCCGGACGTGGTGCCCTGGCCGCCCATCTCGACCGCACCGCTCACCGCATCCCGACCGTCGTGTGCAGCCCACACCTGCAGAACACAGCGGCGCAGCCCGGCGATCCCCTGCTACTGGAACTGATGATGCACCGTGAGAACGCGCCACTGCGTTACGTGGACTGCGCCAACGGGCTGATTCTGGCTGAAGGCGGCGCCCAGCAGCAGATCGTCTTCACCGACCGGACGATCTACGATCGCATTCACCCGGCCTTGCGGGCCTGGCTGGAAGGCCAGCCCTCCGTCCCTGTGCCCGGCCTGGCCGACGGCAGCGTGTTGCAGGTGAATGTTGCCCGCGCCCTGGGTGACACCGTCGGCCGTTTCATGACCACCGCGCCGACCGGCTACGCGCCGGAATCGCCGGGCGGTGCGGGCGCAGCAAGGCTGCCGGTGCGCTTTGGCGGCAACATCACCTACCTGGGCTACGCGCCGCCAGACAACCCCACCTATGCCCCCGGCGGTGTCGTGCCGGTAGTCACCTACTGGCGGACAGATGGCCCCATCCCGGCTGACCTGCGCATCTTCACCCATGTGCTTTCCGATCCGGCGGCGATTGTCAGCCAGAGTTCGGTGATCAATGTCTGGCCGCCTTCGTTGCACAACCGGGATATCTTCCTGCAGGTCAGCTATGTCACCCTGCCCGATTCGATCCCGCCCGGCCAGTATGATCTGTCCATCGGTGCGTACCAGGCCGGGTCCGGGTTGCGCCTGCCCGTCTTTGACGGCGATCGTGTGCGCGGTGACCGGCTCTTCCTGTACCAGATCACGGTCACCGCAGCAGGCGAAGCCACAGGCTAG
- a CDS encoding SH3 domain-containing protein, which produces MKSLQFLLPRLGALALVVTLLVTLLPPVEAQGPVADAQVVTTYLNMRAAPDESAPIVQRLTNGTLLTLRGRTEDGVWLLAATSANVTGWVKASWLALRLDLNINSLPISGETVAVSAPASAPGNASLGAAFDPGSYGATATVVTRVNIRSGPGTQHRRLGTLALGVQIGLKGRDASGLWAYGTTSTGITGWVVARYTDVTPAALGSLPVLDASAPSGVSAVAAQAAIPAAQAQPAASGAPAAAPPPPVANPAPSGSFMLGGQVADFSQQGWMQAAGMTWVKRQVTYNNGADPGGQAGLIADAHNRGFRILLSVKGHANELASDPNYLNNFAGYLGGLARLGADAIEVWNEQNIDREWPTGRIDPNWYTQMLAAAYNAIKSNNGSTLVISGAPAPTGAEGWFGSDRVWNDDRYIRGMAAAGAARYMDCVGVHYNAGATAPGQTSGHPGGGHYSWYYRSMVDLYWGAFGGQRPLCFTEIGYLSGEGYGPVPGGFSWAANVTVAQQAQWLAEAARMARNSGRVRLFIVWNVDFTGRWGEDPQGGYAIVRPGGDCPACRALAGIW; this is translated from the coding sequence ATGAAGAGTCTGCAATTCCTCCTGCCGCGCCTGGGCGCGCTGGCCCTGGTAGTGACGCTGCTGGTCACGCTCCTGCCACCCGTTGAGGCGCAGGGGCCTGTCGCCGACGCACAGGTGGTCACGACCTACCTGAACATGCGTGCTGCGCCTGACGAAAGCGCCCCGATCGTCCAGCGGCTGACCAATGGCACGCTGCTGACCCTGCGAGGCCGCACCGAAGACGGCGTCTGGCTGCTGGCCGCTACATCAGCGAATGTCACCGGCTGGGTCAAGGCCAGCTGGCTGGCTCTGCGCCTGGATTTGAACATCAACAGCCTACCCATCAGCGGGGAGACTGTCGCCGTCTCCGCGCCAGCCAGCGCTCCTGGAAATGCATCGCTGGGTGCCGCGTTCGATCCAGGCAGCTACGGCGCAACGGCCACGGTCGTCACCCGGGTCAACATCCGTAGCGGCCCCGGCACCCAGCATCGTCGTCTGGGGACGCTGGCGCTGGGCGTACAGATCGGCCTCAAGGGCCGTGACGCCAGCGGCCTGTGGGCTTACGGCACCACCAGTACCGGGATCACCGGCTGGGTAGTAGCTCGCTATACTGATGTCACCCCTGCCGCGCTGGGGAGCCTGCCCGTGCTGGACGCCTCTGCGCCAAGCGGCGTCAGCGCTGTAGCGGCGCAGGCAGCGATCCCGGCAGCCCAGGCGCAGCCTGCCGCCTCCGGCGCGCCTGCCGCTGCGCCGCCGCCCCCGGTCGCCAACCCGGCGCCTTCCGGCAGCTTTATGCTGGGCGGCCAGGTGGCCGATTTCAGCCAGCAGGGCTGGATGCAAGCCGCCGGGATGACCTGGGTCAAGCGCCAGGTCACCTACAACAATGGGGCCGATCCGGGCGGCCAGGCCGGGCTGATCGCTGACGCGCATAACCGCGGCTTCCGCATCCTGCTCAGCGTCAAGGGCCACGCTAACGAGCTGGCCAGCGATCCGAACTACCTCAACAATTTTGCCGGTTACCTGGGCGGCCTGGCCCGGCTGGGCGCGGATGCCATCGAGGTCTGGAACGAGCAGAACATCGATCGGGAGTGGCCGACTGGCCGTATTGACCCGAACTGGTACACGCAGATGCTGGCCGCCGCCTACAACGCCATCAAGTCCAACAACGGCTCTACGCTGGTCATCAGCGGCGCCCCGGCTCCCACCGGCGCAGAGGGCTGGTTTGGCAGCGACCGCGTCTGGAATGACGATCGTTACATCCGCGGCATGGCCGCCGCTGGCGCAGCCCGCTACATGGACTGCGTGGGTGTGCATTACAACGCTGGCGCCACCGCGCCGGGCCAGACCAGCGGTCATCCAGGCGGCGGGCACTATAGCTGGTACTACCGCAGCATGGTCGATCTCTACTGGGGTGCCTTCGGCGGGCAGCGACCGCTGTGCTTCACCGAGATCGGCTATCTCTCCGGGGAAGGCTACGGCCCGGTACCCGGTGGCTTTTCATGGGCCGCCAATGTAACCGTTGCCCAGCAAGCCCAGTGGCTGGCGGAGGCCGCCCGTATGGCGCGTAACAGCGGCAGGGTCCGCCTGTTCATCGTCTGGAATGTGGACTTCACCGGGCGCTGGGGCGAGGACCCGCAGGGCGGCTATGCCATCGTGCGGCCCGGCGGGGATTGCCCGGCCTGCCGTGCCCTGGCCGGAATCTGGTAG
- a CDS encoding class I SAM-dependent methyltransferase produces MSANESRDFYELVARYYDAENAHWTDDLPFYAELAAQTGGPILDVGSGTGRVLFYLARQGYRVWGFETSPQMLARARRHLEELPALQKRVTMLEGDMLGAQLEERFALITISYHTFMHLRTQEEQIAALKRCNEWLRPGGQVVIDLPDVGSLFATPDDGSVVLERTFVDPESGRLVMQQSVSELDRAAQLMHITWIYDELDADGVVRRLVAPLTLHYYFPAEMHLLLSLAGLREVAFYGDYDFGPFVDGCPRMIVVAEKGT; encoded by the coding sequence GTGAGCGCGAACGAATCACGGGACTTTTATGAACTGGTGGCGCGGTACTACGATGCCGAAAATGCGCACTGGACTGACGATCTGCCATTCTACGCGGAACTGGCCGCCCAGACCGGCGGGCCAATCCTGGATGTGGGCAGCGGGACCGGGCGGGTGCTCTTTTACCTGGCCCGGCAGGGTTACCGGGTCTGGGGTTTCGAAACGTCGCCGCAGATGCTGGCCCGCGCCCGTCGCCATCTGGAAGAACTGCCGGCACTGCAAAAGCGCGTGACCATGTTGGAGGGCGATATGCTGGGCGCCCAGCTGGAGGAGCGCTTTGCCCTGATCACGATCTCCTACCATACCTTCATGCACCTGCGCACTCAGGAGGAACAGATCGCGGCGCTGAAGCGCTGCAATGAGTGGCTCAGACCGGGCGGGCAGGTGGTCATCGATCTGCCGGATGTGGGCAGCCTCTTTGCCACGCCGGATGATGGATCGGTTGTCCTGGAGCGCACATTTGTTGACCCGGAGAGCGGGCGGCTGGTTATGCAGCAGTCGGTCAGCGAACTGGATCGCGCCGCCCAGTTGATGCACATCACCTGGATTTACGACGAATTGGACGCCGATGGTGTGGTGAGGCGGTTGGTTGCGCCCCTGACATTGCATTACTATTTCCCGGCGGAAATGCACCTGTTGCTGAGTCTGGCCGGGTTGCGCGAGGTTGCCTTCTATGGCGACTACGACTTCGGGCCGTTTGTGGATGGCTGCCCGCGCATGATCGTTGTGGCGGAGAAAGGCACCTGA
- a CDS encoding alpha/beta fold hydrolase: protein MSKRLWLGLAVVAILLAGCEEVRPTPLPTRTRMPEIAPSPTVNPVLPSVDPFTQPGQNIPEAAAAPSGMDIEGVVPLPGEFSYEVVASQDRLRLQAMLYPADVQPAPAVLLLPMLNGRKEDWRPLVPVLQQAGYTVLTVDLRGQGATGGTPNWTQARQDVLDMLADLQAMDGVDGERIAVIGAGIGANLALTGCAVSNFCDAVAVLSPGLDDQGVLTEGAVTQLGNRPLLLVAAVDDTVAAAAAQRLDGLAGGPHDLLLLEGSARGTALLQARPDLPGTLLAWLNANLQR from the coding sequence ATGAGCAAGCGACTGTGGCTGGGGCTGGCAGTCGTGGCGATTCTGCTGGCGGGCTGTGAGGAAGTCAGGCCGACGCCGTTACCAACCCGCACACGGATGCCGGAGATCGCCCCCAGCCCGACGGTCAACCCCGTGCTGCCCAGCGTCGATCCCTTCACCCAGCCGGGCCAGAACATCCCGGAAGCCGCCGCCGCGCCCAGCGGTATGGATATCGAAGGTGTGGTCCCGCTGCCGGGCGAATTCAGCTACGAAGTAGTTGCCAGCCAGGACAGGCTGCGGTTGCAGGCTATGCTTTACCCTGCCGATGTACAGCCGGCTCCGGCAGTACTCCTGCTGCCGATGCTCAATGGCCGCAAGGAGGACTGGCGGCCGCTGGTGCCGGTATTACAGCAGGCCGGCTATACCGTGCTGACGGTAGACCTGCGCGGGCAAGGGGCCACCGGTGGCACGCCCAACTGGACCCAGGCCCGCCAGGACGTGTTGGACATGCTGGCTGACTTGCAGGCGATGGATGGCGTGGACGGCGAACGCATCGCCGTGATTGGGGCGGGGATCGGGGCTAACCTGGCCCTGACGGGCTGCGCGGTCAGCAACTTCTGTGATGCGGTGGCGGTGCTCAGCCCTGGTCTGGACGATCAGGGGGTGTTGACAGAGGGTGCTGTGACCCAGCTGGGTAACCGTCCGCTGCTGTTAGTTGCGGCGGTTGATGATACGGTCGCCGCTGCGGCGGCGCAGCGGTTGGACGGGTTGGCAGGTGGGCCGCATGATCTGTTGCTGCTCGAAGGCAGTGCGCGGGGGACAGCCCTGCTGCAGGCGCGGCCCGACCTGCCGGGCACGTTGCTGGCCTGGTTGAATGCTAATTTGCAGCGGTAA
- a CDS encoding aminopeptidase, producing the protein MNWLEVRVLPGSQPVKAPTRNGAFLLGGSFHLAVGTGFPELGGKNQSAIHWDMICDMRAGGEINVDGELFYRDGEFVV; encoded by the coding sequence ATCAATTGGTTGGAGGTTCGAGTCCTCCCGGGGTCACAGCCAGTGAAAGCGCCCACAAGAAATGGCGCTTTTTTGTTGGGCGGCTCCTTCCACCTGGCGGTGGGGACGGGCTTCCCGGAGCTGGGCGGCAAGAACCAGTCTGCCATCCACTGGGACATGATCTGTGACATGCGCGCTGGTGGCGAGATCAACGTCGATGGTGAGCTGTTCTACCGGGATGGTGAATTTGTGGTATAG